The genomic segment CGATTCACTCCCTGCCGATTGGTACCGGTTTCGAGCTTGAGATGACACTTCGCCGGATACTTTGCCGTGGCGAACTCGGCGAGTTTGCGCAGTGTGTCAATATTGGCCACTACAAAATCGAAACCGGCTTCGACTGCGACTTTCAGATCAGCAATCGGGATATAGCCAAGAATCAAAATGTTGGTTGTGATGCCGCCGGCGCGCAGCAGCAATGCCTCCTCGAGGTTATGTACCGCGAGAAACGGAAACTGCTTTGGATCAAGCAGCCGCGCAATCTCGAGATAACCGTGGCCATAAGCGTTAGCTTTGATGACCGGAACCATCGAACAACCTTTGGCAAGATTGCTTTGAATGGCGGCAATATTGTGTTCGAGTGCGCGCGAATCGACTTCGATCCAGCTTAAAGCAGAAGCGTTCATTTGATGGAATGGTATCGAGGGGCGCTATCGAAGTCAACAATAAAGGGCTATCAGCAAGCGAACTGCCTCTTCCCTGCTTTTGGTTGACACCGCAAATTCAATTCAATACTCTCTCGGCATGGATATAGCCCCCGAGTACTTAATTGACATAGCTGATCGCGCACTACAAGAAGATTTAGAAACCGGCGATCTTACGACATTGGCAACTGTAAGCCCGATTGCCAAGGGTCGGGCTATGATTCGCGCCAAAGCCGATGGCATCATTTCCGGACTCGACGTTGCCGCGCTCGTGTTCTACCAACTCGATCAGGACGGCGAGTTTCTAACCGACCTTGTCGAAGGTTCCCCCATCAAACGCGGTCAAGAATTGATCATGTGCCAGGGCAAGCTCGCATCATTGCTGACCGGCGAGCGGACGGCGCTTAACTTTCTGATGCATCTGTCAGGGATAGCGACCTTAACAGCGAAATTCGTCGAGCAGGTTAAGCACACCAGCTGCCAAATCATCGATACACGCAAAACTACACCCGGATTGCGGTTATTAGAGAAGCGTGCCGTGTTCTCCGGCGGCGGCGCCAATCATCGAATGGGTTTGTTTGACATGATTCTTATCAAAGAGAACCACATTGCCGCGGCAGGCTCGCTGACTAAGGCAGTTGAAAAAGCCATTGAATACAATCAAACAACAGCCATCCAACGCGTAGCCATCGAAGTCGAAACCAGAAATTTGGACGAAGTCAGGGAGGCCGCGAGCCTCGATATTCAGCGTTTGATGCTGGACAACTTCGATGTCGAAACGGCACGCGCGGCAGTAAACTTCCTCCGCGCGGCAAATCCAGATCTTGAAATTGAAGCCTCCGGCAATATGTCGCTGGCGACTGTCAAGGAATACGCTGAAACCGGAGTCGACTTCATTTCGGCTGGCGCCTTAACACACTCGGCTCAGTGGCTCGATCTTTCTATGAAGATTGTCTGATTCCGCAACTACAATCTATTTTCTCGCGTATTTACATCATAATGATAACACAAACCAAGTGGATTGAACGCAAGTTCAGTTTTGACTTTCCGGTAGGAATGGCGCCAGTAATCGTCGAGCGCCTTCGCGGCGCACCGGCACGAATTGAGCTCTACGTGGCGGGCTTACCGCGGGAGATTCTGATTGCGAGGGTGTCGGAGAAATGGTCAATTCAGGAGCACGTCGGGCACTTGATCGACTTGGATGAACTGCACGATGACCGCATCGGTGACTTTCTTGCCGGGAAATTGGAATTGCGTGCCGCAGATATCACGAATGCCAGAACAAGCTCCGCCGGTCACAATGGCCGCGACATCCGAGAGTTAGCGACCGAGTTCCGCAAACAAAGGTCGAGATTCATTTCGCGCGTAGAAGATCTGAAGGAAAGCGACTTCGAGCGAATCTCTCTTCATCCCCGGCTCAAACTACCAATGCGGCTGGTTGATATGCTGTACTTCGTTGCGGAGCACGACGATCACCACTTTAGCGTGATGCGCAATAATCTGAAGCAACTTTCCCCATAGCAGATTTCGAGGTGAACTATGATTAGAGGCGGCAATGCCACGATATTTGTTTCGAGTATGGATCAATCCGTGCAATTCTACACGGAAGTGCTTGGACTAAAACTGGAGTATCGCGCTGGAGACCACTGGGCCTCAATCGATGCCGGCGACGGACTTAAGCTGGGTCTGCACCCTTCAAGTCCCAGCGCTGCTGCACCGGGCACCAAAGGCTCGATTCAAATCGGATTGATGGTAACGGAAACCTTGGAGAAGGTGATTGCAGCAGTTAGTGGTCGCGGTGGTATCTTCAAAGGCGAAATCCATGACGACGATGCTGTGCGAATAGCATTCATCGACGATCCCGACGGCAACGAACTATATCTCTGTGAACTCAAGAAATAGTATCAGAGCTTCTTTCCTACAAAGTCGACTATCCCGTGCCAATGAGGAGCGCCGTGCGTTGTGTCGTAGAAATCGAATTCGGCATAGTGTATCGGGCGCAGCCCCGATTTGAGTTCTGACTCGGCAATCTGCGCACAACACATCCGCATCAATTCGCCGTGTCCAAACAGCGAGTAGATATTTCCTGACGCATCGCGAAATGTCCCCGGGGCGATTTCTTTGGAGTTCTTCTTGTGAACTTTGTAGTGCGGGTCGTCAACTGTGAACGACTCGCAGAGAAACAAACCTCCGCGTTTCAACCCCTCTACAGCTTTACTGATAATCAACTGCGTGTCGGCCTTGGCGAGAAACTGAAACAGATTAATCGCCACTATCAGCGAATAGCGATTCTTGGCGATGCGAAACTCGCGGGCATCTTCAGAGACAGCTTTAATCGAAAGGCTCTTTTTGCGGGCAATGTTCTCGCATTTAGCAACACCGGATTTCGTGGATTCGACTCCCGTCACTGAAAATCCAAGCCCGGCAAGAAAGAGCGCATCGCGCCCTTCACCCATGCCCAGGTCCAGCGCGGAGCCAGTTGGAGCCATTTCGGCGAAGCGTTTGACCAGATCGGACGGCTTCGTGCCCCAATAAAGTTCAGACTTACTGTAGATTTCTTCGTAGTTCTTAGCCATGAGGGATAATCTAAGGCGCCGGCACACATCAAGCAATCACAGAATTCAACTCGAGCCTCGGATAATAGTTGACTTGTCGAACGTATTGCCGATGATTCAACAACGAGCGGATCGTATGTGTATTATAGACGAGTGGCGGAAGTGGATTCCTGCCGATACAAGAGATAAGCATTAAGCGGGGTAGGACAAGACGTCAGAATGCGCAAAAGGATATTGTTTCATTTTCATACAAACCACTCGGTGGATTCCAATCTGATGCCGCAGGAAATCGTTGAATTCGCGGTTCAGAATCAGATTCACGTGCTTGCCCCTACCGATCACAACACCATTCGCGGCTCGCGCGAAATTCGCGAGTTGGCAAACGAACACGGAATCGAAACGATAATTGGCGCCGAGTATTCTTCCGATCACGGCGACATCATCGGTTTGTTTTTGCAGGACGACGCCTATTCACGCAAAGCTTCGGAAATTGTCCAGGAAATCCACGGTCAAGGCGGTCTGACAATCCTTCCCCATCCCTATCGCTCGCATCACCTGACTGATGAATTCCTGCATTCCTTTGACGGCATCGAAGTTTTCAACGCTCGGTTACCGGAGCAACTTAATCGTTTGGCGTGGGAATTGTCCGTCATGTTAAAGAAGCCGGCATTCTTCGGTGTGGACGCGCATCTGAGCGATGAGTTAGGTCTGGTAGTTACTGAAATCGAAGTTAACAAGGGTGAGGACTTGAAAGACGCCGTGCGCAGAGGTTTCAACCCGATTGCACTTACTCAGACTACACCGGCGATGATCTATCGGAGCAAGATGATTGCTTCCGCCAAGCGGGGCACGCCAATTCGTTACCTGCAATCTATGGCGAAAATGCTGCGCGCGCGCATCAAAGGCGCCGCTCTCTAGCTCGTTTGCGAATTTGCATTAATCCCCCTGCCGACATTATTCCAAGAACACTTAATCCAATTAGCGCAGCCGTATACCACGCGGGATGTTCCGCCGTGCTTGTCAATCTCGTCATAAGGCCCATCACCACAGCCACCGCAGAAAGCGCAATTGTATGTTTGATTGGCGAACGCTTGGCGATGATACACGCGACAAATCCCCCGATCAATGCCGCAACAAATGCCCCAATTAAGATAGTCGCGATATGTCCGGTCCCCGGAAGTGTGCTGTCCTGATTCGAAGAAGCGGATGTTGACACCGCCAGTACGGTGAGAAAAGTCTTGGTCACAATATACATGGCGCCATAACCAGCGAGAATCGCCAGTATGCCGTCGAAGAGATTCATCTCCCTGTTTTCCATGCCGACAATCTATCCGGCAGGGCCGATTCGACAAGGAACAATAGCAGTCGATCGACTAAACTTTTTCGTTGACATGCCGTATTGTCCAGAGTAAGTTTAATTCAAGCGTAGCTCCCATGGGAGCATTCGGAAAGGAGAATGTGTGATGAGGGACATTGTCGTGAAAGAGAGGATCAGGGGCGAAGTGTAGCCTAAATGCGCATATTGGCGCGGAAAATCATCATGCTGATTTCTTTCCGCAGGCATTTAGGTGTCTGCGGTTTTTCATTTTTAGGGAGAATTTAGCCATGCCAGGCGAAATATCTAAACATCAATTAGCTGGAATAAAGAAGACACTTGGACACGACTATCTCGCTGAGAAAGAACGCAAAAAGCAAAAACGTCGCGAGCGTGCCGCACAGGTTAAGACTAAAGGAGAGAAACATAAATCGAGAAAACAGGAAATCGAAGAACTCGTCGAGTTGGAACTTGAACTTGAGGAAGGCGGCGGCGATGAATAGTCGCCGCTCAAACTCGCAAGACAACGGCCGGTCCATATGACCGGCCGTGTAATCCGCGCCTACGGAAAATCCTTCGTCGTATTAAGCGACGGGCGCGAGTACAGCTGCGCGGTAATGTCCAAAGCCAAACAAACGCAGAAGGAAACCCCTGTCGCTGTTGGCGATGTGGTGGAATTCAGTTTCTCAGGCGATGGTCCCGGATTCATTGAATCCGTGCAACCGCGCAAGACGAAATTTTCGCGCCCAAGGTCGGTGATGATTCGATCGAGCAGGTAATCGTCGCCAATGTCGATCAAATGGTGATCGTGGTCAGTGTTGCCCAGCCGATGTTCAAACAACACTTGATTGATCGTTTCACTGTATCAGCCTACAAAGGCGGGCTTCAGCCGGTGGTTGTGATTAACAAAGTTGATTTGAAACACAAGGTCGACATCGCTCGTATGAAAACAATCTATGACTCGATTGGAGTTCCACTAGTGGCGACCTCGTGCGAGCAGAATGTCGGCGCCGATGAATTGCGCGGACTGTTGTCGAATCACGAATCGATCTTCGTCGGACATTCGGGTACGGGCAAGAGTTCACTGGTGAATATGCTTCAACCGGGATTGCGATTACGCACCGGAGATGTCTCGCAAGCAACCGACAAGGGTACACACACGACGACAGCGGTCGAGGTTTACCCCCTTGATGGCGGCGGATTCGTGGCAGATACGCCGGGACTC from the bacterium genome contains:
- the nadC gene encoding carboxylating nicotinate-nucleotide diphosphorylase, which produces MDIAPEYLIDIADRALQEDLETGDLTTLATVSPIAKGRAMIRAKADGIISGLDVAALVFYQLDQDGEFLTDLVEGSPIKRGQELIMCQGKLASLLTGERTALNFLMHLSGIATLTAKFVEQVKHTSCQIIDTRKTTPGLRLLEKRAVFSGGGANHRMGLFDMILIKENHIAAAGSLTKAVEKAIEYNQTTAIQRVAIEVETRNLDEVREAASLDIQRLMLDNFDVETARAAVNFLRAANPDLEIEASGNMSLATVKEYAETGVDFISAGALTHSAQWLDLSMKIV
- a CDS encoding DinB family protein encodes the protein MITQTKWIERKFSFDFPVGMAPVIVERLRGAPARIELYVAGLPREILIARVSEKWSIQEHVGHLIDLDELHDDRIGDFLAGKLELRAADITNARTSSAGHNGRDIRELATEFRKQRSRFISRVEDLKESDFERISLHPRLKLPMRLVDMLYFVAEHDDHHFSVMRNNLKQLSP
- a CDS encoding VOC family protein, with the translated sequence MIRGGNATIFVSSMDQSVQFYTEVLGLKLEYRAGDHWASIDAGDGLKLGLHPSSPSAAAPGTKGSIQIGLMVTETLEKVIAAVSGRGGIFKGEIHDDDAVRIAFIDDPDGNELYLCELKK
- a CDS encoding class I SAM-dependent methyltransferase, coding for MAKNYEEIYSKSELYWGTKPSDLVKRFAEMAPTGSALDLGMGEGRDALFLAGLGFSVTGVESTKSGVAKCENIARKKSLSIKAVSEDAREFRIAKNRYSLIVAINLFQFLAKADTQLIISKAVEGLKRGGLFLCESFTVDDPHYKVHKKNSKEIAPGTFRDASGNIYSLFGHGELMRMCCAQIAESELKSGLRPIHYAEFDFYDTTHGAPHWHGIVDFVGKKL
- a CDS encoding PHP domain-containing protein, with product MRKRILFHFHTNHSVDSNLMPQEIVEFAVQNQIHVLAPTDHNTIRGSREIRELANEHGIETIIGAEYSSDHGDIIGLFLQDDAYSRKASEIVQEIHGQGGLTILPHPYRSHHLTDEFLHSFDGIEVFNARLPEQLNRLAWELSVMLKKPAFFGVDAHLSDELGLVVTEIEVNKGEDLKDAVRRGFNPIALTQTTPAMIYRSKMIASAKRGTPIRYLQSMAKMLRARIKGAAL
- the rsgA gene encoding ribosome small subunit-dependent GTPase A; protein product: MVIVVSVAQPMFKQHLIDRFTVSAYKGGLQPVVVINKVDLKHKVDIARMKTIYDSIGVPLVATSCEQNVGADELRGLLSNHESIFVGHSGTGKSSLVNMLQPGLRLRTGDVSQATDKGTHTTTAVEVYPLDGGGFVADTPGLKILGLWDLEKDELGYLFPEFERFRIECRFSRCTHLHEPQCAVRQAVSEGIIFQERFASYEKIYSTL